A section of the Streptomyces sp. 6-11-2 genome encodes:
- a CDS encoding glutamine synthetase family protein, with product MADRTPPLSVEELRALVASGEIDTVVLAFPDMQGRLQGKRFAARFFLDEVLRHGTECCNYLLAVDAEMNTVEGYEMSSWDRGYGDFAMLPDLATLRRVPWNRATAMLMADLAWEDGSPVVAAPRQILRRQLERLADLGYTANVGTELEFIVFKDSYEQAWDAGYQNLTPVNQYNVDYSVLGTGRIEPLLRRICNEMSAAGLTVESAKGECNPGQHEIVFRYDDALVTCDQHAVYKTGAKEIAAQEGYALTFMAKYNEREGNSCHIHLSLADADGNSLMAGDGPGGMSPVMRHFLAGQLAALRDFSLLYAPNINSYKRFQPGSFAPTAVAWGYDNRTCALRVVGHGRSLRFENRLPGGDVNPHLAVAGLIAAGLHGIEQRLELPDECPGNAYTARYEHVPSTLREAAELWENSPIAKAAFGDEVVAHYRNMARVELDAFDAAVTDWELRRSFERM from the coding sequence GTGGCAGACCGCACACCCCCGCTCAGCGTCGAGGAGCTTCGCGCCCTCGTCGCGAGCGGCGAGATTGATACTGTTGTCCTCGCCTTCCCCGATATGCAAGGGCGGCTCCAGGGCAAGCGGTTCGCCGCACGCTTCTTCCTCGACGAAGTGCTCCGGCACGGCACGGAGTGCTGCAACTACCTCCTCGCCGTCGACGCGGAGATGAACACCGTCGAAGGCTACGAGATGTCCTCCTGGGACCGCGGCTACGGCGACTTCGCGATGCTCCCCGACCTCGCCACCCTGCGCCGGGTGCCCTGGAACCGAGCCACCGCGATGCTGATGGCCGACCTCGCCTGGGAGGACGGATCACCGGTCGTGGCCGCGCCCCGCCAGATCCTGCGCCGCCAGCTCGAACGGCTCGCCGACCTCGGCTACACGGCCAACGTCGGCACGGAGCTCGAGTTCATCGTCTTCAAGGACTCGTACGAACAGGCCTGGGACGCCGGTTACCAGAACCTCACCCCGGTCAATCAGTACAACGTCGACTACTCGGTCCTCGGCACCGGCCGCATCGAGCCGCTGCTGCGCCGCATCTGCAACGAGATGAGCGCGGCGGGCCTGACCGTCGAATCCGCGAAGGGCGAGTGCAATCCCGGCCAGCACGAGATCGTGTTCCGCTACGACGATGCCCTGGTCACCTGCGACCAGCACGCCGTCTACAAGACCGGGGCCAAGGAGATCGCCGCACAGGAGGGCTACGCCCTCACCTTCATGGCGAAGTACAACGAGCGCGAGGGGAACTCCTGCCACATCCACCTGTCCCTCGCCGACGCGGACGGCAACAGCCTCATGGCCGGGGACGGACCCGGCGGAATGTCCCCCGTGATGCGGCACTTCCTCGCCGGGCAACTGGCCGCGCTGCGGGACTTCTCCCTCCTCTACGCCCCCAACATCAACTCCTACAAGCGCTTCCAGCCCGGCTCCTTCGCGCCGACCGCCGTCGCCTGGGGATACGACAACCGCACCTGCGCGCTGCGCGTCGTCGGCCATGGCCGGTCGCTGCGCTTCGAGAACCGGCTGCCCGGCGGAGACGTCAACCCGCATCTCGCGGTCGCCGGCCTGATCGCCGCGGGTCTCCACGGTATCGAGCAGCGGCTGGAGCTGCCCGACGAATGTCCGGGCAACGCCTACACCGCCCGCTACGAACACGTCCCCAGCACCCTGCGCGAGGCCGCCGAGCTCTGGGAGAACAGCCCGATCGCCAAGGCCGCCTTCGGTGACGAAGTGGTCGCGCACTACCGCAACATGGCCCGCGTCGAACTCGACGCCTTCGACGCCGCGGTCACCGACTGGGAACTCCGCCGCTCCTTCGAACGCATGTGA
- a CDS encoding TIGR02452 family protein, protein MSSRLREVAARNARIAEEGSYRLEDGRRVEVRETLAAARSGTVSYAPAALRQLAAERFPLTHRTAFTVTAESSLQAARRLHLAGSGHIAVLNFASARNPGGGYLGGARAQEEDLCRTSLLYPCLLEAPDYYEAHRASTDLLYSHRVIWSPAVPVHRGDRGELLTEPYPVSFLTCPAPNAGQVLRRDPGAGEGIARALSERAGLVLAVAAHHGVSELVLGAWGCGVFRNDPEQVADAFHAHLAADTGAYRDVFAKVVFAVWDRTPQSPNRAAFAARFGG, encoded by the coding sequence GTGAGCAGCAGACTCCGTGAGGTCGCGGCGCGCAACGCCCGCATCGCCGAAGAAGGTTCCTACCGACTGGAGGACGGTCGCAGGGTCGAGGTGCGTGAGACGCTCGCCGCGGCCCGTTCGGGGACCGTCAGCTACGCCCCCGCCGCCTTGCGGCAGCTCGCCGCCGAGCGGTTTCCGCTGACGCACCGCACCGCCTTCACGGTCACGGCGGAGAGCAGCCTGCAGGCGGCACGCCGACTGCATCTGGCCGGGTCCGGACACATCGCGGTCCTCAACTTCGCCTCCGCCCGCAACCCCGGCGGCGGTTACCTCGGCGGCGCACGTGCGCAGGAGGAGGATCTGTGCCGCACCTCTCTGCTGTATCCGTGCCTGCTTGAGGCTCCCGACTACTACGAGGCACACCGCGCGTCCACGGACCTGCTCTACAGCCACCGCGTGATCTGGTCGCCCGCGGTCCCGGTGCACCGGGGCGATCGCGGTGAGTTGCTGACCGAGCCCTACCCCGTGTCGTTCTTGACCTGCCCGGCACCCAACGCCGGGCAGGTACTGCGGCGCGACCCGGGCGCGGGCGAGGGGATCGCCCGGGCGCTGAGCGAGCGCGCCGGGCTGGTACTCGCGGTCGCCGCCCACCACGGGGTGAGCGAGTTGGTGCTGGGTGCGTGGGGATGCGGCGTGTTCCGCAACGACCCGGAACAGGTCGCCGACGCCTTCCACGCGCACCTGGCGGCCGACACGGGCGCGTACCGGGACGTGTTCGCGAAGGTCGTCTTCGCGGTGTGGGACCGTACGCCGCAGTCGCCGAACCGGGCCGCCTTCGCCGCCCGGTTCGGCGGATAG
- a CDS encoding 3-oxoacyl-ACP reductase — protein MTDTSNVCRRLVGRTAVITGAGSGIGLATARRLASEGANVVCGDIDDTAGKAAADEVGGTFVKVDVTDTEQVEALFKIAFDTYGSVDIAFNNAGISPPDDDSILETGLDAWRRVQEVNLTSVYLCCKAAIPYMQRQGRGSIINTASFVAVMGAATSQISYTASKGGVLAMSRELGVQFAREGIRVNALCPGPVNTPLLQELFAKDPERAARRLVHIPVGRFAEADEIAAAVAFLASDDSSFVNATDFLVDGGISGAYVTPL, from the coding sequence ATGACCGACACCAGCAACGTCTGCCGCCGCCTCGTCGGCCGTACCGCCGTCATCACCGGTGCGGGCAGCGGCATCGGCCTCGCCACCGCGCGCCGCCTCGCCTCCGAGGGCGCGAACGTCGTCTGCGGCGACATCGACGACACCGCGGGCAAGGCAGCCGCCGACGAGGTCGGGGGCACCTTCGTGAAGGTGGACGTGACCGACACCGAGCAGGTCGAGGCGCTGTTCAAGATCGCGTTCGACACCTACGGCTCCGTCGACATCGCCTTCAACAACGCGGGCATCTCGCCGCCGGACGACGACTCGATCCTGGAGACCGGCCTGGACGCCTGGAGGCGGGTCCAAGAGGTCAACCTGACCTCGGTGTACCTGTGCTGCAAGGCCGCCATCCCCTATATGCAGCGTCAGGGCCGCGGTTCCATCATCAACACCGCGTCGTTCGTGGCCGTCATGGGCGCCGCCACCTCGCAGATCTCCTACACCGCGTCCAAGGGCGGCGTGCTCGCCATGTCGCGCGAGCTGGGCGTGCAGTTCGCCCGCGAGGGGATCCGCGTGAACGCGCTCTGCCCGGGGCCCGTCAACACCCCGCTTCTCCAGGAGCTGTTCGCGAAGGACCCGGAGCGGGCGGCGCGACGCCTCGTGCACATCCCGGTCGGGCGGTTCGCGGAGGCCGACGAGATCGCGGCCGCGGTCGCGTTCCTCGCGAGCGACGACTCGTCCTTCGTCAACGCCACCGACTTCCTCGTGGACGGCGGGATCTCGGGCGCCTACGTCACGCCGCTGTAG
- a CDS encoding cysteine hydrolase family protein, with product MPHASALLVIDMQNALVAIAYRAAETVAAIAGLRERARAAGVPIVTVQHQGPEMEAGSEGWRFVPELAPAADEAVVHKTSADGFLDTDLDKTLKALGVTEVVVTGFATEICVDTTARQALSHGYDLVLVADGHTTSDRPGAGEYVSPKQSIAHHIEIYRHIDFPGRSIRVLPMSEVDFAAAGDGRPDVEAVIRAVVHLQQARPA from the coding sequence ATGCCCCACGCCTCCGCGCTCCTCGTCATCGACATGCAGAACGCCCTGGTGGCCATCGCGTACCGGGCCGCCGAGACCGTCGCCGCCATCGCCGGGCTCCGCGAGCGCGCCAGAGCCGCGGGCGTACCGATCGTGACGGTCCAGCACCAAGGCCCCGAGATGGAGGCCGGGAGCGAGGGCTGGCGCTTCGTGCCCGAACTCGCGCCCGCCGCCGACGAGGCGGTCGTCCACAAGACCAGTGCGGACGGCTTCCTGGACACCGATCTCGACAAGACGCTGAAAGCGCTGGGTGTGACCGAGGTCGTCGTCACCGGGTTCGCGACCGAGATCTGCGTGGACACCACGGCGCGGCAGGCGCTGAGTCATGGGTACGACCTGGTACTGGTCGCCGACGGGCACACCACGTCCGACCGGCCCGGCGCGGGCGAGTACGTCTCGCCGAAGCAGTCGATCGCGCACCACATCGAGATCTACCGGCACATCGACTTTCCCGGGCGGAGCATTCGTGTACTGCCCATGTCCGAAGTGGACTTCGCTGCGGCAGGCGACGGCCGCCCGGACGTGGAAGCCGTCATACGCGCAGTCGTCCACCTCCAGCAGGCCCGCCCCGCGTAG
- a CDS encoding alpha-L-rhamnosidase gives MISRRSVLAGAAATVAAATLDSVPAAAVPVSEPAQAHAHAGHDGLRVTAPTVEYVQHPLGLDAQRPRLSWPLTADKPGMRQSAYQIRVATSATGLPRPDVWDSGKVASGESVLVPYAGPGLEPRTRYFWSVRVWDAEGRASGWSEPSWWETGLMDAGEWTADWISAPASLTDVPSLEGSSWIWFPEGDPASSVPAVTRWFRGTAELPDGITAATLVISADNVYAVSVNGVEVARTDLETDNDGWRRPAVIDVLDRVRTGDNVIAVSATNASPGPAGVIAVLTVRTASGEQRTVTDASWKATDQEPPADWRGLGFDDGDWPAARVAAPWGGGPWGRVAPVTYAVTQVRHEFRLRSRKVSRARLYATALGLYEAHLNGSRVGRDHLAPGWTDYRTRVQYQTYDVTTLLRPGANAIGVYLAPGWYAGDVGMFGPQQYGEHPSLLTQLEVEYADGTSERITSGPAWRAASGAIVAADLHGGETYDARKETPGWTSPGFDDGSWFSVRDAGDIGPGLIVAQEAGPVRVAEELTPKKVTEPKPGVFVFDLGQNMVGSVRLRVSGAAGSTVRLRHAEVLNPDGTVYTANLRSASATDTYTLKGHGEESYEPRFTVHGFRYVEVTGFPGTPSPRAVTGRVMHTSAPFTLDFETDVPMLNQLHHNITWGLRGNFLSVPTDTPARDERLGWTGDINVFAPTAAYTMESARFLSKWLVDLRDAQTAEGAFTNVAPDVGGLGGGTAGWGDAGVTVPWSLYQAYGDRQVLADAWPSVQAWLRYLEKHSDRLLRPAEGYGDWLNVDDETPKDVIATAYFAHSADLAARMATELGKDPASYLDLFGRVREAFRNAYVTSDGRVKGDTQTAYVLALSMDLMPDGLRKAAADRLVALIEARDWHLSTGFLGTPRLLPVLTDTGHTDVAYRLLQQRSFPSWGYQIDRGSTTMWERWDSIRPDGGFQDPGMNSFNHYAYGSVGEWMYANIAGISAGRAGYREIVIRPRPGGAVTSSRATFTSVYGPVSTRWRQQAGRFTLTCTVPPNTTAEVWIPASAPEAVTHTQGTFLRQKDGCTVYQVGSGTHHFTV, from the coding sequence GTGATCAGTAGGAGGAGTGTTCTGGCGGGAGCGGCCGCCACAGTCGCGGCGGCGACCTTGGACTCGGTACCGGCGGCGGCCGTGCCAGTGTCCGAACCTGCCCAGGCGCATGCGCACGCAGGGCACGACGGCCTGCGCGTCACGGCGCCGACCGTGGAGTACGTCCAGCACCCCCTCGGTCTCGATGCGCAACGCCCCCGGCTGAGCTGGCCGTTGACCGCCGACAAGCCCGGTATGCGTCAGAGCGCCTATCAGATCCGGGTCGCCACCAGCGCAACGGGCCTGCCCCGTCCGGACGTCTGGGACAGCGGGAAGGTCGCGTCCGGCGAGTCCGTCCTCGTACCGTACGCGGGTCCTGGGCTCGAACCCCGGACACGCTACTTCTGGTCCGTACGCGTATGGGACGCCGAGGGCCGGGCCTCCGGCTGGAGCGAGCCCTCGTGGTGGGAGACCGGCCTCATGGATGCCGGGGAGTGGACGGCCGACTGGATTTCGGCTCCGGCGAGCCTCACGGACGTGCCGTCCCTGGAGGGCAGTTCCTGGATCTGGTTCCCCGAGGGTGATCCGGCGAGCAGTGTTCCGGCGGTCACCCGTTGGTTCCGCGGGACCGCGGAGCTGCCCGACGGGATCACCGCGGCCACACTCGTCATCAGCGCGGACAACGTGTACGCCGTCTCCGTGAACGGAGTCGAGGTGGCCCGCACCGACCTGGAGACCGACAACGACGGCTGGCGCCGCCCGGCCGTCATCGACGTACTGGACCGGGTGCGCACCGGCGACAACGTTATCGCCGTCTCCGCCACCAACGCGTCCCCGGGCCCGGCGGGAGTCATCGCCGTTCTCACGGTCCGTACCGCTTCCGGCGAGCAGAGGACGGTCACCGACGCGTCCTGGAAGGCCACGGACCAGGAGCCTCCGGCCGACTGGCGCGGGCTCGGTTTCGACGACGGCGACTGGCCGGCGGCGAGGGTGGCGGCCCCGTGGGGCGGTGGGCCCTGGGGAAGGGTCGCCCCGGTGACGTACGCCGTCACCCAGGTGCGCCACGAGTTCCGGCTCCGGAGCCGGAAGGTGTCCCGCGCGCGGCTGTACGCCACGGCGCTCGGCCTCTACGAGGCTCACCTCAACGGCAGCCGTGTGGGCCGTGACCATCTCGCCCCCGGCTGGACCGACTACCGCACCCGCGTCCAGTACCAGACGTACGACGTCACCACGCTCCTGCGGCCCGGCGCCAACGCCATCGGGGTGTATCTCGCACCCGGATGGTACGCGGGCGACGTCGGCATGTTCGGTCCTCAGCAGTACGGCGAACACCCTTCGCTGCTGACGCAGTTGGAGGTGGAGTACGCGGACGGGACGAGTGAGCGCATCACATCGGGCCCCGCCTGGCGGGCCGCCTCCGGGGCGATCGTCGCCGCCGACCTCCATGGTGGCGAGACGTACGACGCGCGCAAGGAGACCCCCGGTTGGACCTCGCCCGGCTTCGACGACGGGAGCTGGTTCAGTGTGCGCGACGCCGGCGACATCGGCCCCGGCCTGATCGTCGCGCAGGAGGCCGGTCCGGTACGCGTGGCCGAGGAACTGACACCGAAGAAGGTGACCGAACCCAAGCCCGGTGTCTTCGTGTTCGACCTGGGCCAGAACATGGTCGGCTCGGTACGCCTGCGCGTGTCGGGCGCCGCGGGAAGCACCGTCCGGCTCAGACACGCCGAGGTACTCAACCCCGACGGCACCGTCTACACGGCGAACCTGCGGAGTGCGTCGGCGACCGACACGTACACCCTCAAGGGCCACGGGGAGGAGAGCTACGAGCCCCGCTTCACCGTCCACGGTTTTCGCTATGTCGAGGTGACCGGATTCCCCGGCACTCCCTCGCCGAGGGCCGTCACCGGGCGTGTCATGCATACGTCAGCACCGTTCACACTCGACTTCGAGACCGACGTTCCGATGCTCAACCAACTGCACCACAACATCACATGGGGGCTGCGCGGCAACTTCCTCTCCGTGCCGACGGACACGCCCGCGCGGGACGAGCGCCTGGGATGGACGGGAGACATCAACGTCTTCGCGCCCACCGCCGCCTACACGATGGAGTCGGCCCGCTTCCTCTCCAAGTGGCTCGTCGACCTCCGGGACGCCCAGACCGCGGAGGGCGCGTTCACGAACGTGGCACCGGATGTCGGCGGACTCGGCGGCGGCACCGCCGGCTGGGGCGACGCGGGCGTCACCGTCCCCTGGTCCCTCTACCAGGCATACGGCGACCGCCAGGTCCTGGCCGACGCCTGGCCGTCCGTCCAGGCCTGGCTGAGGTACCTGGAGAAGCACAGCGACCGGCTCCTGCGCCCGGCTGAGGGATACGGCGACTGGCTGAACGTCGACGACGAGACCCCCAAGGACGTCATCGCCACCGCGTACTTCGCGCACAGCGCCGACCTCGCGGCTCGGATGGCCACGGAGCTCGGCAAGGACCCCGCCTCGTACCTCGACCTCTTCGGACGAGTACGCGAGGCGTTCCGGAACGCCTACGTCACCTCCGACGGCAGGGTCAAGGGCGACACACAGACGGCTTATGTCCTCGCACTGTCGATGGACCTGATGCCGGACGGGTTGCGGAAGGCCGCGGCCGACCGGCTCGTCGCCCTGATCGAGGCCAGGGACTGGCACCTCTCGACAGGTTTCCTCGGCACGCCCCGGCTGCTGCCCGTCCTGACCGACACGGGGCACACCGACGTCGCGTATCGCCTGTTGCAGCAGCGCTCGTTCCCCAGTTGGGGCTACCAGATCGACAGGGGCTCCACGACGATGTGGGAACGCTGGGACTCCATACGGCCCGACGGCGGTTTTCAGGACCCGGGCATGAATTCCTTCAACCACTACGCCTACGGCTCGGTGGGAGAGTGGATGTACGCGAACATCGCCGGCATCTCGGCGGGCCGGGCCGGCTACCGCGAGATCGTCATCCGCCCCCGTCCGGGCGGAGCCGTCACCTCCTCCCGTGCCACGTTCACCTCGGTCTACGGGCCCGTCTCCACACGATGGCGGCAGCAGGCCGGCCGCTTCACCCTGACCTGCACGGTGCCGCCCAACACGACCGCCGAAGTGTGGATCCCCGCGTCCGCCCCGGAGGCGGTCACTCACACTCAGGGGACGTTCCTGCGCCAGAAGGACGGCTGCACGGTCTATCAGGTCGGCTCCGGCACGCACCACTTCACCGTCTGA
- a CDS encoding cytochrome P450 yields MSEQPLLLPYADPAFAANPFPFYRQLCEEGPVRRAVIVGGLEAWLVTRYEDGLAALRDPRLSSDVRDASDPRLLRQLPATERESMLSTMLRADPPDHARLRRLVSKAFTARRVAELRPRVQTITDGLLDTIVPAGCADLVAGLALPLPVAVISELLGVPTMDRYDFQRWTDDMILRGPELPDPAVVDGAWQHMRAYLIKLLEAKRANAGDDLLSALIIARDEEKRLDEDELIAMAFLLLVAGYITTVNLISGGIAALLAHPDQLQLLRHDPALLPDAIEEFLRYDGPVNPGIARFAREDVEIAGVRIPRGATVLVASAIADRDPARFPEPDRLDITRRDNAHLAFGHGIHYCLGAPLARLEGQVAIGSALRRLPGLALAVPPGELRWSSGGLRGPERLPVTFTPGFTPDGTGPAAPA; encoded by the coding sequence ATGAGCGAGCAGCCGCTCCTGCTTCCCTATGCCGATCCGGCCTTCGCGGCAAACCCGTTCCCGTTCTACCGACAGCTGTGCGAGGAGGGCCCGGTGCGGCGCGCGGTCATCGTCGGCGGCCTGGAGGCCTGGCTGGTCACGCGCTACGAGGACGGCCTCGCCGCGCTGCGCGACCCACGCCTGAGCAGCGACGTCCGCGACGCTTCGGACCCCCGGCTTCTGCGACAGCTGCCCGCGACGGAGCGTGAGTCCATGCTGAGCACCATGCTCCGGGCGGACCCGCCCGACCACGCCCGCCTGCGTCGCCTGGTCTCGAAGGCGTTCACCGCGCGCCGGGTGGCCGAGCTGCGGCCCCGTGTCCAGACCATCACCGACGGGCTGCTCGACACGATCGTGCCGGCCGGCTGCGCGGATCTCGTCGCCGGCCTCGCGCTGCCGCTACCGGTCGCCGTGATCAGCGAGCTGCTCGGGGTGCCCACGATGGACCGGTACGACTTCCAGCGGTGGACCGACGACATGATCCTCCGGGGTCCCGAGCTGCCCGACCCGGCCGTGGTCGACGGCGCCTGGCAGCACATGCGCGCGTACCTGATCAAGCTTCTGGAAGCCAAGCGAGCCAACGCCGGAGACGACCTGCTCAGCGCTTTGATCATCGCTCGGGACGAGGAGAAGCGGCTGGACGAGGACGAGCTGATCGCCATGGCGTTCCTGCTGCTGGTGGCCGGATACATCACCACGGTCAATCTGATCAGCGGCGGCATCGCCGCGCTGCTCGCCCATCCCGACCAGCTTCAGCTGCTGCGGCACGATCCGGCGCTGCTGCCGGACGCGATCGAGGAGTTCCTGCGCTATGACGGACCGGTAAACCCCGGCATCGCCCGCTTCGCGCGGGAGGACGTCGAGATCGCGGGCGTGAGGATCCCGCGCGGCGCCACCGTGCTGGTGGCCTCCGCCATCGCCGACCGGGATCCGGCGCGGTTCCCGGAACCCGATCGTCTGGACATCACCCGTCGGGACAACGCCCACCTCGCGTTCGGGCACGGAATCCACTACTGCCTGGGCGCCCCGCTGGCCCGGCTGGAGGGTCAGGTCGCCATCGGGAGTGCCCTGCGCCGCCTCCCCGGTCTCGCCTTGGCCGTACCGCCGGGCGAGCTGCGGTGGAGTTCAGGCGGTCTGCGCGGCCCCGAACGCCTGCCCGTCACGTTCACGCCCGGTTTCACGCCCGACGGCACGGGCCCGGCCGCTCCGGCGTAA
- a CDS encoding aldehyde dehydrogenase has product MSYEHKDHEDRDTYVHEHQVLNPATEEVIATVPAATPEDVDAAVARAAVAQTRWAALAPADRARLLRRFAATVDEHLEELAQLEVREAGHVIGNARWEAGNARDLLDFAAGGVERLSGRQIPVPGGLDITILEPLGVVGVIAPWNFPMPIAAWGTAPALAAGNAVLLKPAETTPLTARRLAELALESGLPEHLFQVLPGAGDVAGNALVEHPGVAKIVFTGSTRVGKAIMAKCAARVKRVTLELGGKSPNIVFADADIEAAAAAAPMSFLDNAGQDCCARTRILVQRSVYDRFLDLLTPAIESVVVGDPSDERTQMGPLISKVQLERVRSYVSDDLKAIRGSAPEGPGFWFPPTLVTDVDPAAPIAAEEVFGPVAVVLPFEDEADAVRLANATEYGLSGSIWTRDVGRALRVSGAVAAGNLSVNSHSSVRYWTPFGGYKQSGLGRELGPDALAAFTETKNVFISSVSTSTNSTEG; this is encoded by the coding sequence TTGTCGTACGAGCACAAGGACCACGAGGACAGGGACACGTACGTGCACGAGCACCAGGTACTGAACCCGGCGACGGAAGAAGTCATCGCGACCGTCCCCGCCGCCACTCCCGAGGACGTCGACGCGGCCGTCGCCCGCGCGGCTGTGGCCCAGACCCGCTGGGCCGCCCTCGCGCCCGCCGACCGGGCCAGGCTGCTGCGCCGCTTCGCCGCCACCGTCGACGAACACCTCGAAGAACTTGCGCAGTTGGAGGTGCGCGAGGCCGGGCATGTCATCGGCAACGCGCGCTGGGAGGCGGGCAACGCCCGCGATCTGCTCGACTTCGCCGCCGGGGGAGTGGAACGCCTGTCCGGGCGCCAGATCCCCGTCCCCGGCGGACTCGACATCACGATCCTCGAACCCCTCGGGGTCGTCGGTGTCATCGCGCCGTGGAACTTCCCGATGCCGATCGCCGCGTGGGGGACCGCACCCGCACTCGCGGCCGGCAACGCCGTCCTCCTCAAACCCGCGGAGACGACCCCGCTGACCGCCCGCCGGCTCGCCGAACTCGCCCTGGAGTCAGGCCTTCCGGAACACCTCTTCCAGGTGCTGCCCGGCGCGGGCGACGTGGCGGGCAACGCACTCGTCGAGCACCCCGGCGTCGCCAAGATCGTGTTCACCGGATCCACCCGCGTGGGCAAGGCGATCATGGCCAAGTGCGCCGCTCGCGTGAAGCGTGTGACCCTCGAACTCGGCGGCAAGAGCCCCAACATCGTCTTCGCCGACGCCGATATCGAGGCCGCGGCCGCCGCCGCGCCCATGTCGTTCCTCGACAACGCCGGGCAGGACTGCTGCGCCCGCACCCGCATCCTCGTCCAGCGCTCGGTCTACGACCGCTTCCTGGACCTGCTCACGCCCGCCATCGAGTCCGTCGTTGTCGGCGACCCGAGCGACGAGCGCACCCAGATGGGCCCGCTGATCTCGAAGGTCCAGCTGGAGCGCGTACGGTCGTATGTCAGCGACGACCTGAAGGCGATCCGCGGCAGCGCGCCCGAAGGGCCCGGCTTCTGGTTCCCGCCGACCCTCGTCACCGACGTCGACCCGGCCGCGCCCATCGCCGCCGAAGAGGTCTTCGGCCCGGTCGCCGTCGTCCTGCCCTTCGAGGACGAGGCCGACGCGGTACGGCTCGCCAACGCGACCGAGTACGGCCTGTCCGGATCGATCTGGACACGGGACGTGGGCCGTGCGCTGCGCGTGTCCGGCGCCGTCGCGGCCGGGAACCTCTCCGTCAACTCCCACTCCAGCGTTCGCTACTGGACCCCGTTCGGCGGCTACAAGCAGTCGGGGCTCGGCCGCGAACTCGGCCCGGACGCGCTCGCCGCTTTCACCGAGACCAAGAACGTCTTCATCAGCAGCGTTTCCACCAGCACGAACAGCACGGAGGGCTGA